The following coding sequences lie in one uncultured Methanobrevibacter sp. genomic window:
- the pyrE gene encoding orotate phosphoribosyltransferase: MASKEYLIELLKENEVFLEGDFTLSSGKKSNYYINMKKAITEPKILSTISKLITEKIGDDDVDKVAGPALGAVPIATAVSLESGLPLLMIRKEKKGYGTSKLIEGELNDDDNVIVVEDVSTTGGSLLKAIKAIQDNGGNVVRAFVVVDRQEGAIEEFEKEGIILEPLITVNEFFD; the protein is encoded by the coding sequence ATGGCTTCAAAAGAATATTTGATTGAGTTATTAAAGGAAAACGAAGTTTTTCTTGAAGGGGATTTCACCCTATCTTCCGGTAAAAAGAGTAATTATTACATCAACATGAAAAAGGCAATAACCGAACCTAAGATATTGTCAACAATCTCAAAGCTGATCACTGAAAAGATTGGGGATGATGATGTCGATAAGGTTGCGGGCCCTGCTTTAGGCGCTGTTCCTATTGCCACAGCCGTTTCTCTGGAATCAGGATTGCCGTTGTTGATGATCCGTAAGGAAAAGAAAGGTTACGGTACTTCAAAACTCATTGAAGGGGAACTCAACGATGATGATAATGTTATTGTGGTTGAGGATGTTTCCACTACAGGAGGCTCACTTCTAAAGGCTATTAAAGCTATTCAGGACAACGGGGGTAATGTTGTAAGGGCATTTGTTGTTGTGGATAGACAGGAAGGTGCCATCGAAGAGTTTGAAAAAGAAGGTATAATTCTGGAACCTCTAATTACAGTCAATGAATTTTTCGATTAA
- a CDS encoding molybdenum cofactor biosynthesis protein B, with translation MKSETAKKHQKESSTDITCGLITLSDSRKSEKLDLSGKYIADEIKSRYELKSKVLIPDEKEDLFNAIENMIDDDIDVILTNGGTGLDTRDITVEAVESLFEKRIDGFGELFRAKSYEEIGSAALLSRATAGIYKKTIIFSMPGSPNAVKTALNLIIDELPHFVHHVKR, from the coding sequence ATGAAAAGTGAAACTGCAAAAAAACATCAAAAAGAGTCATCTACTGACATAACCTGTGGTTTAATCACCTTAAGTGACAGTAGAAAGTCTGAAAAACTAGATTTATCTGGAAAATATATTGCTGATGAAATTAAATCAAGATATGAATTAAAATCAAAGGTTTTAATCCCTGATGAAAAAGAAGATTTGTTCAATGCAATTGAAAACATGATTGACGATGACATTGATGTTATATTAACAAATGGTGGAACCGGTCTTGATACCCGTGACATCACTGTTGAAGCGGTTGAATCACTTTTTGAAAAAAGAATTGATGGATTTGGAGAACTTTTCAGAGCCAAATCCTATGAGGAAATTGGTTCTGCAGCCCTTCTTTCAAGAGCAACCGCCGGAATATATAAAAAAACAATTATATTTTCCATGCCCGGATCTCCAAATGCTGTAAAAACAGCTCTCAATTTAATAATTGATGAACTTCCGCATTTCGTCCATCACGTTAAAAGATAA
- a CDS encoding winged helix-turn-helix domain-containing protein, translating to MSTFQGTLENWNLWNIQDKELVSLILGRSGGITTSRIIDLILQKPLNKNQIAKTLNLDYKTVQYHINLLEVHKYTKSERFENVTYIFPTQKLFNALKEYKITKEMCKIMNTERNE from the coding sequence ATGAGTACATTTCAAGGAACATTGGAAAACTGGAATTTGTGGAATATACAAGACAAGGAACTTGTAAGCCTTATATTGGGAAGAAGTGGCGGAATAACAACATCTAGAATTATAGATTTAATACTGCAAAAGCCTCTGAACAAAAATCAGATTGCAAAAACATTAAATCTTGATTACAAAACCGTTCAATATCACATCAATCTATTAGAAGTCCATAAATACACCAAGTCAGAAAGATTCGAAAATGTCACCTATATATTTCCAACTCAAAAATTATTTAATGCTTTAAAAGAATATAAAATAACTAAAGAAATGTGCAAAATCATGAACACAGAAAGGAATGAATAA
- a CDS encoding winged helix-turn-helix domain-containing protein, producing MTGVETKKDIAKEFGGVKYILTSGMRSKLLLAMYENPKNLDELRTELKKPSATILHGLKELETINLIKKVQKYYELTSNGFLLTTNMVKLIENWYSINRGKLFWNSHDLSGIPDEILKDIYLLKNAEYITSTTSDLSNAFNTYIRLISKAKRLKIILPIYSENHFKHLIKLLNGDKLKSLELIVSEEIINSMAENELFNRELLNNKKVKIHSVKGRLKIFLTQSEEFMSLTLFFKDGHYDDSQILIAKDQNALKWAKNLKKYY from the coding sequence ATGACTGGCGTCGAAACAAAAAAGGACATAGCCAAAGAATTCGGCGGAGTGAAGTACATCCTAACTTCAGGCATGAGATCAAAACTGCTTCTGGCAATGTATGAAAACCCAAAAAACCTTGATGAGTTGCGAACAGAACTGAAAAAACCTTCAGCAACAATATTGCATGGGCTGAAAGAACTTGAAACAATCAATCTGATAAAAAAGGTCCAGAAATATTATGAACTTACATCAAACGGATTTCTGTTAACCACAAATATGGTCAAATTGATTGAAAACTGGTATTCAATTAACCGTGGCAAGCTATTCTGGAACAGCCATGACTTATCCGGAATCCCCGATGAGATATTAAAAGACATTTATCTTTTGAAAAATGCCGAATACATCACTTCAACAACCAGCGATTTGTCAAACGCATTCAATACATATATCCGATTAATTTCAAAAGCGAAAAGATTAAAGATTATACTCCCTATCTATTCAGAAAACCATTTTAAGCATCTGATAAAACTTTTAAATGGCGATAAACTGAAAAGTTTGGAGTTAATAGTTAGTGAAGAAATCATAAATTCAATGGCTGAAAATGAACTGTTTAACAGGGAACTGCTAAACAACAAAAAGGTCAAAATTCACAGCGTGAAAGGAAGACTGAAAATCTTTTTGACACAAAGTGAAGAATTTATGTCACTGACGCTGTTTTTTAAGGATGGTCATTACGACGATTCTCAAATTTTGATTGCAAAAGATCAAAACGCCCTGAAATGGGCAAAAAATTTAAAAAAATACTATTAA
- a CDS encoding winged helix-turn-helix domain-containing protein gives MNINNDINNDIQFLAKSEIRLKILSELNDEPNNVRGLVKKTNMAYSSISNNIGKLEKNNYISKVENKYHVNPMTEVYFKTLMDFKVSVDLVNEYEAFWYKHNLNQLSLTSIKRITDLKNSRLVETTPVDIFKTHNTIKRHMLNSINVKAIFPYLHPEYPELIGKILSNEGTVELILPKSIFKELVFRINEKVRKKAIKNGKLKIYSFKKDLNLYLSICDETMSLGLFKNDGSFDQNRILISDDLKSHTWAEELFEHVKKQVKE, from the coding sequence ATGAATATCAACAATGACATCAACAATGATATACAATTTCTTGCTAAATCCGAAATAAGATTGAAAATTCTAAGTGAGCTGAATGACGAACCAAATAACGTGCGTGGGCTTGTTAAAAAAACCAATATGGCTTATAGTTCCATATCAAATAATATAGGCAAGTTAGAGAAGAACAACTACATTTCCAAGGTTGAAAACAAATACCATGTAAATCCAATGACCGAAGTTTACTTCAAAACACTGATGGACTTTAAGGTGAGTGTTGATTTGGTAAATGAGTATGAGGCATTCTGGTACAAGCACAACCTAAACCAGTTAAGCCTCACATCAATCAAAAGGATTACCGATTTGAAAAATTCAAGACTGGTTGAGACAACACCTGTCGACATTTTCAAAACACACAACACCATCAAAAGGCATATGTTAAACTCTATAAATGTCAAAGCAATATTCCCTTACCTGCACCCGGAATATCCTGAATTGATTGGAAAAATTTTAAGCAATGAAGGAACTGTGGAACTGATTCTTCCAAAAAGCATATTTAAAGAACTTGTATTTCGCATAAATGAGAAAGTCAGAAAGAAAGCCATTAAAAATGGCAAGCTAAAAATCTACTCATTTAAAAAAGACCTGAACCTGTATCTGTCAATCTGTGATGAAACAATGAGTTTGGGACTGTTTAAAAATGACGGAAGTTTTGATCAAAATAGGATCCTGATTTCAGATGATTTGAAATCCCACACCTGGGCTGAAGAATTGTTTGAACATGTTAAAAAGCAGGTGAAAGAATGA
- a CDS encoding ribonuclease VapC, with amino-acid sequence MEISYVLDASAFINGFKLNSDKNFTVPEISAEIKDFKSKLTFDMAIEEGKLHIQDVPSEYLSSINDIISVSGDILRLSFADKKLISLAYMLHENGHNVKVITDDYTIQNTLKIIDIPYESVMTEGIKGVYNWKKVCEGCKKEYDEDYPFEDCEICGSRIFKKRIKVDK; translated from the coding sequence ATGGAAATTTCTTATGTTTTAGATGCATCAGCATTCATAAATGGATTTAAACTTAATTCAGATAAAAATTTCACAGTTCCTGAAATTTCTGCTGAAATCAAGGATTTCAAATCCAAATTGACATTTGATATGGCTATTGAAGAAGGCAAGTTGCATATACAAGATGTGCCTTCAGAGTATTTATCAAGTATCAATGATATTATATCTGTTTCAGGGGATATTTTAAGGTTATCATTTGCTGATAAAAAATTAATCTCACTTGCGTATATGTTGCATGAAAACGGGCATAATGTAAAGGTGATTACCGATGACTATACTATTCAGAACACTTTGAAAATTATTGACATTCCCTATGAGAGTGTAATGACCGAGGGAATAAAAGGAGTATACAATTGGAAAAAGGTTTGTGAAGGCTGTAAAAAGGAATATGATGAGGATTATCCTTTTGAGGATTGTGAAATATGCGGATCTAGAATATTTAAAAAAAGAATTAAGGTGGATAAATGA
- a CDS encoding DUF2117 domain-containing protein: protein MRIGVVVHGPNIIDSGYALKLIELLENYGDVSARLGGTMGRTAVIDASLERIIDISRKLVPSDSLKIFHDDNVDVIFLLNYGKSDVTGQVFGYKVYNHYADKISENNIPVVQIERPGEADGSIIAWNNDLDIVEELSEKLELDIVTPEQVYESHIRQDDAGFNQRIVHGVSPGENIMVNSVVIGRTNSDKLTLIAKDNHIVDIIGGELKSHGLEKLGEVDLDSAIIKTGLLRHAKVTPRIISNDKPDEFIVTFLDHAGEDVYKFRDSSLVITVGDDTTLISSDILYRFDIPVIGITDGDLDKVVEDGFKVKNSIIFEVESGFDDIIGQDIQSKIFCGKQKSHDFTDIEEVKLKIEEIIKDINCKYKINYIN, encoded by the coding sequence ATGAGAATTGGGGTTGTTGTTCATGGTCCGAACATAATAGATTCAGGCTATGCTTTAAAGTTGATTGAACTGCTTGAAAATTATGGTGATGTTTCAGCAAGACTTGGAGGAACTATGGGAAGAACTGCAGTCATCGATGCGAGTTTGGAGCGGATAATTGACATTTCCCGTAAATTGGTACCAAGTGATTCCCTGAAGATATTTCATGACGATAATGTTGATGTGATATTCTTGCTTAACTATGGAAAATCGGATGTGACTGGTCAGGTTTTCGGATATAAAGTGTATAACCATTATGCAGATAAGATTTCTGAAAACAATATTCCTGTTGTTCAGATAGAACGTCCAGGTGAGGCTGACGGCAGCATTATTGCCTGGAATAATGATTTGGATATTGTCGAGGAGTTGTCTGAGAAACTGGAACTGGATATTGTAACTCCCGAGCAGGTTTATGAAAGCCATATTAGACAGGATGATGCAGGATTTAATCAGAGAATAGTTCACGGTGTCAGTCCCGGTGAAAACATTATGGTCAACAGTGTTGTAATCGGAAGGACAAACTCCGATAAGCTGACACTGATTGCAAAGGACAATCATATTGTCGATATAATCGGAGGGGAACTCAAAAGCCATGGCCTTGAAAAGTTAGGCGAGGTGGATTTGGATTCGGCCATTATCAAAACCGGACTTTTAAGACATGCCAAGGTTACTCCAAGAATCATTTCAAATGACAAGCCTGATGAGTTTATCGTAACATTTCTGGATCATGCAGGTGAGGATGTCTATAAGTTTAGGGATTCAAGCCTTGTTATAACTGTTGGTGACGATACAACTTTGATATCTTCAGACATTCTGTACAGATTTGATATACCTGTAATCGGAATAACTGATGGGGATTTGGATAAGGTTGTGGAAGATGGATTCAAGGTTAAAAATTCTATAATCTTTGAGGTTGAAAGTGGTTTTGATGACATCATTGGTCAAGATATTCAAAGCAAAATCTTTTGCGGTAAACAGAAATCACATGATTTTACAGATATCGAAGAAGTTAAGCTAAAAATTGAAGAAATAATAAAAGATATTAACTGTAAATATAAAATTAATTATATAAATTAA
- a CDS encoding methanogenesis marker 2 protein: MDFKNLVREIQEFKGVSRKSSIDNVISLLKESYNVSGDVVIDIGDDASAIDIGNGQVMLIAADGIWGDIMNVNPYWAGYCSVLVNVNDIAAMGGKPLAMVNIMSISNDEIYEDLLNGIKDGCLKFKVPMVGGHLHPDGEVDSLGVAIVGIAQKDKIITSFGAEAGDKVIVAIDLDGKPHEMFSLNWDTTYDKDAQLVQDQITAVQYLAEHDYIKSGKDISNPGILGTLEMLLETSKKGATVNLEDIPRNESVEWVDWLRSYPGSGFVFTATEDKCDYIKEYLAKYSIEANVVGEVNDSNSLILHYGNEEAEVFNQEKNPVFIFR, from the coding sequence TTGGATTTTAAAAATCTTGTAAGGGAAATTCAGGAATTCAAGGGAGTGTCACGTAAAAGCTCAATAGATAATGTAATATCTCTTTTAAAGGAATCATATAATGTTTCCGGAGATGTTGTAATAGACATTGGTGATGATGCTTCAGCTATTGACATTGGAAACGGTCAGGTGATGCTTATTGCGGCCGATGGAATATGGGGCGACATAATGAACGTTAACCCATATTGGGCAGGATACTGCTCTGTACTTGTAAATGTTAATGACATTGCGGCAATGGGTGGAAAACCTCTTGCAATGGTTAACATAATGTCAATAAGCAATGATGAAATCTATGAGGATTTATTGAATGGAATAAAGGACGGATGTTTAAAATTCAAAGTTCCTATGGTTGGAGGACACCTCCATCCTGACGGGGAGGTTGACTCCCTTGGAGTTGCCATTGTGGGAATCGCCCAAAAGGATAAGATTATCACAAGTTTCGGTGCAGAGGCAGGAGATAAGGTAATTGTTGCAATCGACCTTGACGGAAAGCCTCATGAAATGTTTAGTCTGAACTGGGACACCACATACGATAAGGATGCGCAGCTCGTTCAGGACCAGATTACCGCAGTTCAGTACCTTGCTGAACATGACTATATCAAGTCCGGAAAGGACATTTCCAATCCGGGAATTTTGGGAACCCTGGAAATGCTTTTGGAAACTTCCAAAAAGGGTGCAACAGTTAATCTTGAAGACATTCCTAGAAATGAAAGTGTCGAATGGGTTGATTGGCTCAGGTCGTATCCCGGTTCCGGTTTTGTATTCACAGCCACTGAGGACAAGTGCGATTATATCAAGGAGTATCTGGCTAAATATTCAATTGAAGCCAATGTTGTTGGTGAGGTCAATGATTCAAACTCCCTTATATTGCATTACGGCAATGAGGAAGCGGAAGTTTTCAATCAGGAAAAAAATCCGGTTTTCATATTTAGATGA
- a CDS encoding DUF4013 domain-containing protein: MDLSKIVVNSVKYPFKNLIKLPIIFILFILIAIVPFGWIFNNRYVVAIGVISFFLFILIVPGYMLGIVRKGSIESSVFPSFNVVNTIYDAIRVLVLRIVYMIVPAVMFFIALSTLGVSGIDSLSHFQVSGLASIGLALILILVTYLIFEFLFVFAKARLAYLNSLSESLKVHKVIVDIKNIGFVNIVKWLVVMVLLMIAASVISSIVTLIPYVGFLIYVCIIIPILESIGNYSLGLLYSNIIKNDDDLGKLQREIELIKYSN, from the coding sequence ATGGATCTATCAAAAATTGTTGTTAATTCGGTTAAGTATCCCTTCAAAAATCTTATCAAATTGCCGATTATTTTCATTCTTTTCATTTTAATCGCTATTGTTCCTTTCGGATGGATATTTAACAACCGATATGTTGTAGCGATTGGAGTAATCTCATTCTTTTTGTTTATTCTGATTGTTCCGGGGTACATGCTGGGAATAGTTAGAAAGGGTTCGATAGAGTCTTCTGTTTTTCCATCGTTTAATGTGGTGAATACGATTTATGATGCTATAAGAGTCCTTGTTTTAAGGATTGTGTATATGATTGTGCCTGCAGTAATGTTTTTCATTGCTTTGTCCACTTTGGGCGTTTCAGGCATTGATTCATTGTCTCATTTTCAGGTTTCCGGTTTAGCATCTATAGGTTTGGCTTTAATTCTGATTTTGGTTACTTATCTCATATTTGAGTTTTTATTCGTCTTTGCAAAGGCCAGATTGGCATACCTGAACAGTTTGTCTGAATCATTAAAGGTTCATAAGGTGATTGTTGACATTAAAAACATCGGTTTTGTGAATATAGTTAAATGGCTTGTTGTCATGGTGCTATTGATGATTGCCGCTTCAGTAATTTCTTCAATCGTGACATTGATTCCTTATGTTGGCTTTTTAATATATGTATGTATCATAATTCCAATTCTTGAAAGTATAGGCAATTATTCACTGGGACTGCTGTATTCAAATATTATAAAAAATGATGATGATTTGGGTAAGCTTCAAAGGGAAATAGAATTGATAAAATATTCCAATTAG
- a CDS encoding thermonuclease family protein: MNVTRKHIISLLIILIIFAGAISVASAYTGTGFSHNVPTSKYHDMSASDILSKYSKTDCHVEESGVCTQVVDGDTIYLDNGEKIRFVGVNTPERGVEGYITSKNFVQKLCLNKKVGIDVDDSKHSDRYGRTLGVVIVDGKNVNEMLLKEGLAEIMYMPPSEFYPYDWADGDTHVASSHSSSSSNSQPTSAESTSSSDSANYVGNANTGKFHVASCNSVSKMAEGNKIFFSSRDDAVSQGYVPCKICNP, encoded by the coding sequence ATGAACGTCACTAGAAAACACATAATTTCTTTACTGATAATCTTAATCATTTTTGCCGGAGCGATATCCGTTGCAAGCGCATATACCGGAACAGGATTTTCACATAACGTTCCTACCTCAAAATATCATGATATGTCCGCATCAGATATCTTAAGCAAGTATTCAAAAACAGACTGCCATGTTGAGGAAAGCGGAGTCTGTACACAGGTGGTTGACGGAGATACAATATATCTTGACAATGGCGAAAAGATCCGTTTTGTAGGAGTCAATACTCCCGAACGTGGTGTTGAGGGATACATCACTTCCAAAAACTTTGTCCAGAAATTATGCCTGAACAAAAAAGTGGGAATTGACGTTGACGATTCAAAACACTCCGACAGGTACGGCAGAACACTGGGAGTCGTCATTGTTGATGGAAAAAATGTCAATGAAATGCTTTTAAAGGAAGGTCTTGCAGAAATCATGTATATGCCTCCAAGCGAATTTTATCCCTATGATTGGGCAGATGGAGACACACATGTTGCAAGTTCACACAGTTCATCTTCCTCTAACTCCCAACCGACAAGTGCCGAGTCAACAAGTTCCTCTGATTCAGCGAATTATGTCGGCAATGCAAACACCGGAAAATTCCATGTTGCCTCATGCAACAGCGTCAGCAAGATGGCTGAGGGAAACAAGATATTCTTCTCAAGCAGGGACGATGCCGTAAGTCAGGGATATGTGCCCTGCAAGATATGCAATCCCTAA
- a CDS encoding methanogenesis marker 3 protein, with amino-acid sequence MLIKINGEEVNVDDGSTIQDVISQTNAPYTPGSIICLIKGKKELEKNISKYKIKTNKGSIIIQLDESDEAKPLVDLWKDQYDDFVDLNIRWSTSTEVAIGPIVTDLEPTHDEFKYFEGDVVLSLSGFSNESTHLIMLKENTTNVYGVPNHNKGIFARVIGGKKTLESLTDDDVVTGIEPIVERSTTTDTASVSDLSTVLEEGNELFTYISFDIDEDSPICVEHLFSLIKDGRIKVSYDSESFIGFYDLAGIIKPKEDTTLRNRGTITVRNNGVGVGKLYIYRENRVLTPNHTTVGHIVNGMEIIDIAKENDFITVKSEKQRLMLLNKTQSEATEILSEAGVEHMIDGLIDDDAIIVEQTPKHTIDILKEGRVITKAINKEDLCSIKFVDNAPRSVKYFKFLSGLLENPIGKIKVHFAVPGMHIVMFEGDKKLAKGLVPENTPVDKVIRGQIGITNMASKSAGLIGIRFEDNVEFGPTAESFEATNIIGDITSDYDQLEKLKEGVEVYVTESNHES; translated from the coding sequence ATGTTAATTAAAATTAATGGAGAAGAGGTAAATGTTGATGATGGCTCAACTATTCAAGATGTCATCTCTCAAACAAATGCACCTTATACTCCGGGAAGTATTATTTGCTTAATAAAAGGTAAAAAAGAACTGGAAAAGAATATTAGCAAGTATAAAATTAAAACAAACAAGGGTTCAATAATTATTCAATTAGACGAGTCAGACGAAGCAAAGCCTCTCGTTGACTTGTGGAAAGACCAATACGATGACTTTGTTGATTTGAACATTCGCTGGTCAACATCAACAGAAGTGGCTATTGGTCCGATTGTTACTGATTTGGAACCTACTCACGATGAATTCAAGTATTTTGAGGGAGATGTTGTTTTAAGTTTATCTGGTTTTAGTAATGAGTCCACTCATTTAATCATGCTTAAGGAAAATACTACAAATGTATATGGTGTGCCTAATCACAATAAAGGTATCTTTGCCCGTGTCATTGGTGGTAAAAAGACTTTGGAAAGTCTCACAGATGATGATGTTGTAACCGGAATAGAACCTATTGTTGAAAGGAGTACCACAACTGATACTGCATCAGTATCAGATTTAAGCACTGTATTGGAAGAGGGAAATGAATTATTCACATATATTTCATTCGACATTGATGAGGATTCCCCAATATGTGTTGAACACTTGTTTTCACTTATTAAGGATGGCAGAATCAAGGTTTCATATGACAGCGAATCATTCATTGGATTTTATGATTTGGCAGGCATTATCAAACCTAAAGAAGACACTACTCTGAGAAACAGGGGAACAATCACCGTTAGGAATAATGGTGTAGGTGTTGGAAAGTTATACATCTATCGTGAAAACAGGGTATTGACTCCAAACCACACCACAGTAGGTCATATCGTCAATGGTATGGAAATCATCGACATTGCAAAGGAAAACGATTTCATTACAGTCAAATCTGAAAAACAAAGGTTGATGCTATTGAATAAGACACAAAGTGAGGCTACAGAGATATTGTCTGAAGCCGGTGTTGAACATATGATCGACGGTTTGATTGATGATGATGCAATAATTGTCGAGCAAACTCCAAAGCATACAATCGATATATTGAAAGAGGGTAGGGTAATAACCAAAGCGATTAATAAGGAAGATTTATGTTCAATTAAATTTGTTGACAATGCACCAAGATCTGTCAAATACTTCAAGTTCCTCTCCGGACTTTTAGAAAACCCTATAGGTAAGATTAAGGTTCATTTTGCAGTTCCTGGAATGCACATTGTCATGTTTGAAGGAGATAAAAAACTTGCAAAAGGATTGGTTCCTGAAAACACTCCTGTCGATAAGGTAATCAGGGGTCAAATCGGTATAACAAACATGGCATCAAAAAGTGCCGGTTTGATAGGTATCAGATTTGAGGATAACGTTGAGTTCGGTCCTACTGCTGAAAGTTTTGAAGCAACAAATATAATTGGAGATATCACCTCTGATTATGATCAACTTGAAAAATTAAAAGAAGGAGTTGAAGTTTATGTCACAGAATCTAACCATGAGTCCTGA
- a CDS encoding methanogenesis marker 6 protein, whose protein sequence is MSQNLTMSPDLGTEDWDPDVITRMIFIGPGAHVSEQEIVTAFHMLDLPLTIKNTCYGSMISGKSEDVYEAIKEIRKLDPNHIFTKERGFAPGDPRRCRGHRFGPREGFHQMEKEYRILGFVANALEERKDVKIEPKKPVDVDEFEKIMNECLDKKE, encoded by the coding sequence ATGTCACAGAATCTAACCATGAGTCCTGATTTGGGAACAGAAGATTGGGATCCTGATGTAATTACTCGTATGATTTTTATCGGGCCAGGAGCTCACGTGAGTGAACAGGAAATAGTTACAGCATTTCACATGCTTGATTTGCCGCTCACTATTAAAAATACCTGTTATGGGTCTATGATTAGTGGAAAAAGTGAAGATGTGTATGAGGCTATTAAAGAGATAAGAAAACTTGATCCAAATCATATTTTCACAAAGGAAAGAGGATTTGCTCCAGGTGACCCTAGACGTTGCAGAGGTCATAGATTCGGTCCTAGGGAAGGTTTCCACCAAATGGAAAAAGAGTACAGAATACTTGGTTTTGTTGCCAATGCTTTAGAAGAGCGTAAAGATGTTAAAATTGAGCCTAAAAAACCAGTTGATGTTGATGAATTTGAAAAAATCATGAATGAATGTTTAGATAAAAAAGAATAG
- a CDS encoding methanogenesis marker 5 protein, whose amino-acid sequence MVKVAIYPPNSLILADLIERKGHTPLVLQKQIRQKIKDPEIDSPPMNITEEDPIQGLKYAAIEVPSGVRGRMSIIGPLIDEAEAAIIVDNAPYGFGCIGCARTNELSIFLLRNKDIPVLEVTYPTDQDETYVMVNDINDFIDSLEENVKEEE is encoded by the coding sequence ATGGTTAAAGTAGCTATTTATCCTCCAAACTCATTAATCTTAGCAGATTTAATTGAAAGGAAAGGTCACACTCCTTTAGTTTTACAAAAACAAATTAGACAAAAAATTAAAGATCCGGAGATTGATTCTCCGCCAATGAATATTACAGAAGAAGATCCAATTCAAGGACTTAAATACGCAGCTATTGAAGTTCCTTCAGGTGTTCGTGGAAGAATGTCAATTATAGGACCTCTTATAGATGAGGCTGAAGCTGCAATTATTGTTGACAATGCCCCATATGGATTCGGTTGTATAGGCTGTGCCAGAACCAATGAACTGTCCATATTTTTACTTAGAAACAAGGACATTCCTGTTTTGGAAGTAACTTATCCTACAGACCAGGATGAAACATATGTCATGGTAAACGACATTAACGACTTTATTGACTCACTTGAAGAAAATGTTAAGGAGGAAGAATAA